TGCTGTCTTTAAACCAGCTGCAAAGATATTTAAGTGATCACCTCCTACAGGATCATACAATCTAAAAAGGTCCAAGTAGTGTTCTGGAAGACCGAGATAGGTGAAATCAGCAACAGGGCCCCGACCCTAGATAAAACACACAATTCAAATTGGTAATTAGTTCCAATTTACCATCTATAAAGTGTAATATGGGTATTAGAAATATGTTCAAAGCTTACAATACGGGTATAAGAATACTACACATTTATCAGTAATATCACAAGGACGCAGCTTGAGGACGCAAAATATTGAGTCACCTTTCTATTTTAATAAGTACTTTGGCTCCATTGTCTGCAATCTACCCACTCTATGAGATCAACTTTTGACTCTTGATTTAGTCATAAGTTGATTTAGACATAATGGCTCAACTTATATAAGATGACTAAACTTCCTTAATTTTTCACTAAGTATAAACCTTAAGTATAGTTCCTTATGAGCAATACATTAGGTTTCCTGATTAAATTCCAACACATGACTGCATTGACCAATAAAGTACAAAACAATGTTATCTTTTCCAAggacaattaaattcataattcatTGTAgctatgtgtttgaattttattggaGAACCTAATGTACTGCACTTAGGAAACTGTACTTAAGTTTTTACCCTTTCACTAAATGTCATgagatatttctttttcaatgggATTCTGAATAGCTCTAACAAGATTAGCCAAGCATTCAACTGTTCTACAGCCTATGTTTCAAGGGGAAACATGTAGTGGTCCTTGGCTCAAGTATACAATAATCTggacaactattttttttttataagtgataATCTGGACAACTATTGTCTAATATATACATCAGCAATGATACGATCTGCTATTACACAATTTTAAGGGTATTGAAGTCATTTGAAACTTAATCATTAGCCATATTGAAGGAATACAACTTATGATTTGGCCTGTCTGCTCAAAAAACATAATGCATTTTTATCAAGGTAGTATTTCCAATAACCGCTATTGAAGTAGAACATACAAGcattaaaaactattttgaaaCAGATAAATGCAAGTTCCTAGACTAAAATGTTGTATATGAAGGTACAAACCAAGGGAAGTTGATAAAGCCTGATGTCCATACCATGTGCCATATCCACCCAATAGCAACTAGCTGTCtaaaaccttttcttttcttttcttttttttttttttttggttcttttgttaatttcttGATTTCACTACTCaatgttaaattgaattttagtcAAGCAGATTTTTCAAGGGCTGGACATTTTTCCACAACTTACAAATACTTTGGCATAAATAAGTGCCATTTCAGGCAATGTGGCCTCAGTGAttaccaacaacaaaaaaaaaaaaatttggatttgtgAAAACCACCGAAAGCAAATTGTTGACATTCCAAGTCATCAACTAACAATTAAAATGTGTTGTATGGACAATAAGGTCAAACTGTTCAATctaaatactataaaaaaaaattaaaaaataaaaagttttcagctTTCTTCAAAGTACAAAAATTGTATAGGGTAATTACACCAAACGAATTATATTGAATCGAACAGAGAACAAACCTGGTGAGCTATGTTATGAATTACAAGGACGGACCTTGTGTAGTGCATTAAACCATTATCCCGATAGTATGCCTTCAGATACACTGGCAACAATGCTGTATGCCAGTCATTGGCAATGAAAACCAAATTTCCATCTCCATAGCAAACACCACCACATGGAACAACCCAAGGGACCTGATAATCACCAAAATTTCTACTTTATACAAACAGACAACTTTCTACCAGAACGCAACTCTAACAGGCTGGCTATTGACATATAAATAAAGCCACCCTCGTTTGCAAGAGAAATGCATTAGCATTCACTTTTGGTAGTGTTTATGTCAATTATCCATATTTTATCTTTGACCCAACATTATAAACAACATTCTACGTAATTAtgatgtaaaatagaaaattgcaaGAATTCTGTCATGAAGAGCATATATGTTGCTTACAACAGAGTACCCACGGTGTGAATGACTGCAACAGGGTAGCACTGTAGTTTCTAGCAATTATCCCCAACACATGCAGATATTGAGTCTAACTGCCATATCAAATCAGTTTGACATGGCAAAACCGAGCAGATAATAGACCCATCGCAAGACAAATATTATAGATATgataagttgaaaattttgttttttttgcttCCAATGTGATGTGGATGGTAGTGTGAACatagaataatttaattttctgaAATAACATCTGGTGCTTATAGGTATCTCTATTATGTGcataatgagttttttttttttttttttttgtaattacaaGTGGGGGAGAGGGGCAGTGCATAATTAAGATATGCTATGCAATGAGTTCAACAAGCTAGAATTCACGCAACTTAATGCGGAATTAAAAAATTCCATAAATCATTCATTTGAGGGTTTGTCTGAAAGGACTGAAACTATACCTCAACAGCTGCCTTGCAAAATAGTATCATGCGTTTTAAAATATCCTGCAATGTGGGAAAACCAGACACAATTAGaactcataattttataaatgataatatatatatatatatatatatatatatatatatagagagagagagagagagagagagagtaaattaTGTATGCACCAGATTGAAATTCACACATTAAAATTGCATACATATTGTGTaatgtaaatttcaaataagGTAACTATTGCACTAGGCCTGGCACACTCACCAGACAGACAGGGCCCTTTTGGACCCACCCCTGGGGATTAAATTGCGGATACATGACCCCACCCATTAGAACCATGTATCAAGTAATCCAGGGGCACACTCTATCGtgttaaagaaagaaatacaaGAACCTTTTTTATGAGATCATAAACACAAGTTTGGTTGTAGAGTTGGATGACAAATCTATATAACAATATGGAAGTAAGGAAGTAAAAAGTACAAACCATCTAATATAGATTATTCGAAGTCTAATTAGCCCATCACTGAACTATGATCACCAATTCACCATCCCCCTAAGAATAATTGAAGCAAAACTATAAGAACAATATCATACCGCATGATTTCCTCCATATATATTATGTTCCAAATGGCGAAACAGAGAACTTTCAATGAAAACAAAGTCCACACCATCGATATAGGCCTGGAAGTAACATACTTCTATATCCTGCAAGCTCAAAAATTTGTTGCAccatgacaaaaataattttgtcactCTAATAGGAAATAAATTTCAGCTCAACATTTCAGCTGGTGCATACCTGGCCATCCACCACATACCTCTTCCGAACTCCTGTATCTTGGGGTTCAACATAATTCCCATACCGAGGTGCTactacctaagcaaaaaagaaacaacaaaagaaaaaatatatggtACAACTCATGCATTTGCAATCAAACCAATAAACTCATGGGTTTTTAATGGCCTTGTTTACTATTGAGgaaattaaggaaaaagaaagtggGATATTTATTTCAAGTTGCAAATCAGAGTCTTCAGTTGACTGCAATGCAGTACTCCCATTTTCAGTTAACTATTTAAAAGGAATAACCAATTTACCATAACACGATGTCCACGCCGAGCCAAAGCCTTTGGCAAAGCACCAGCAACATCTCCAAGCCCACCTATGAGAACTCATAAATCAGCCTTTGGGGCACATACTAAAGGTTTACAAAAAGACACAGTGAGAGAGAAGTTTTCATTATGGAAATGCCCccgctcccccccccccccaccaaaaaaaaaaaaaaccaaatgtgCAATTAAATGAGGCTCATTACAAAGCTGATAATGTAACAAGAGAACTAGGGGACTTGGACTTGCATCAGTAAGAAACAATCTATTCAAGtcaatttcaagttttcaacttATAAAATGGATGAGTTCCAGCATGTGACACCTATCCAGTAACCAAACCTattatattaatgttatttGGCCCCAGATCGACCTGTAAGAGAGGCTGGGTGACCAGGTAAAAATAGATAGACTGATTGTTCGATCACTTAAACCAGGCAATGatcaataatttatattacaaataatcaaataaCACATTACATGTCATGCATAACAATGCATGACAATAACATATTAGCAAAAATCTGTGGAAATATATGTTACCTCATTCAAAATTTAGGCTGCATTAACTACTAAAATGAATTCAAAGACTAACAAGTTAGCCCTGAGTAATCAGCATAATAAATTTCCCATTAAGAGACACTTAATGACGGAAATAAATTCCCAGTAAGAGACGCTTAATGACAAATTAATCAAGCCACTCATTAACCAATTCCATCAACAGGCTGATCTACGGTTTCTAACTATGCTTGTATATTTCTAATATCTAATCCACatctatttcaattttttgaaacaaGAAATACAATTATAATATACAATTACATGAAAACTTCATGAATACAAAAATGACACTTTGTCTGTCTATTAAGATATAGATATGAACAATAGATTAGTTAAGAATTGTGCAAAAGGGTTTCTGAAAAAAtatccaattagattttttttttcaattcatttgtTCTTTGGATAACCATTTCAAAAGATTATTTGTAATGTTCAACAGAACCCAGAGAAACTTTTCTCAATAAACAATCTGGCTAGGAAGATCTTTGCACAATACCTGTTTTAGACCATGGAGCACATTCTGCTGCTACCAATATAACATTCATAACATTGGCCCCAGCTAAAGGAGGGGGTTTGACTTCTTCAATTGCTGGATCATTTGCTTCACCATCCACCtctgctaaacttgttttgttgaaaatttcatGCTTTTCATCTATTATGCTGGAACTTTCAGAGGGACTAGAAAGAAAGGAAGGCAGCCCATCTGACCAAACTTTTTCTGAATTAGTTTCTTTTAAATGATTGGTGGAGTCAACATCAGAGGATGTTTTTCTTAGAGGTGCCACTTCTTCAGATTCCTTCTTAACTTCATTAAAATCTCTACTAATATCTGAAGGTAGCGTTTCCAGCTCCTCGTCTACAGTCAAACGGGCATAGTTGTTGGAAGGAATGCCACTATTATGGTCATCAACAGATTTATCACTAGCTGAAGCAAGATCCGGATTTGGAGAAGAGTTTCCCCTTCCTTCATAAGAAACTTTGTCATCCTCTTGATTTATAATACTATCTTTTATAGATGAAACCAGATTCCTTCTTTCAGCAATCTGAAAGTAGTTGCATTGGAGCATTCAATTTTTTAGatactaaaaattgtaataattagCAGGGACTAGAGGAAGCACCATTTGAAACGGATAGTATAAATCCAGGTAAGATCATGCGTACAAATCCCATATGTAGCTAAGAGTTACAACTCCTACAGTTGTTGTAATGGTTTCAAATAATGCCAAATGTGATGAATATCAGCCAATACATATAAGTTTGCATACATGcaacttgaaagttgaaaccaaTACCATTTTGACTAACCTCCTAGCATTAGGAAACTTCACACGTACTAAGAGCAAGTTTTTCCAAAGTATTTCATACCTTTGAATGTATACACGTACTTTTTGCTATTGTAAAACATTCCAACAATTGCCCTTTtttctgtgagagagagagagagataggtaGTTGGGGATCTAAGGTTATATCTTGCATATATTTACTAATACAAAACATTTTATCTTAGAagaataaattctaaattaaaatgTTACGGAATTTGGACTATGATGGGAATCAGTTGTGATGCCTAGGCGAGTACCAGATATAATTTCTAGTTGGAATTGGCTGCGTGGTAAGATGATGTATTCTGGTATTTGGGGGGCCTGCTCCCTCATGCTTGATGTGGACTGTTTGAAGGGAAAGGAATCTGCGTAATTTTGAAGGACAAGAATGATTGATTATTCAACTCAAATCCAGCTGTGCAATCCCTTTTTGAGTGGGAGCATGTTTATTCCTCTGTTGCTGGTGTAGACTTAGACATACTAGCATTTCTGCAGAGTTTGTATTttgcttaatttctttttgctttcttttcctttgaGTGTCCTTAGTATAATCCATGTATACTTGGGCCCTggcctctttctttttcaacaaAGAACTTATTTCGTATTGAtcccaaaataaatataaataaaactctTAGAAGACTAAGAAGAGCATTTAGAGTTTCAACAATTTCTTATACAATGTAAGAGCATGTTTCTAACAACATGCTTTCTCTAAATGATTTTCAAAATGCATTGGTATTCGTGATTTAAAGTTCTCccaaattctttttttgataagttaaaaGTTCTCCCAAAGGTTTCTTCTAGCAGCAAAAGGACGAATGAATTGGCTTTGAAAAGGTAACTACAGACACGAGTTAAACAACTATAATTCTCAgaagttcaaaaaataaaatgagggGCAGATTTTGTCCGAACAGTTGAGGCAATACCACAACACCCCAAGACAACAACTTAATGAAATGACCGCTTCAAGTCTGCAATAATGCAAGTGCAGATAATTGGATCCTATACCAGAAGAGTGATCCACTAACTTACTTGACTAGTGACTAACTTTTATAATCTTTTTGGAactcaatttaattatttatagacCCATACATTAGCACAAAAGCTTTTAAAAGCAAATGTTGCTTTTTTACTTTCCCAAAACAAGAACAGTGTATGCAAAATCTGAACCAAATGTCATGTGGCACAGTAAGACCCTAAAAGGCTAAAAGCCCTTTTATTGAGCgtaatatataagtatataacccATTTTGTAAATACAAAATCAACCTCAATACCAAAAGAGACTAAAATCCCAGAATCAAAAACTTAAAGCAAGATAAACAATCAATCTCTATACCTGTTGAAGTAGGTCCCTTTGCATAGCAAGAACCTTTTTGCTCTTTTCGATTGTGGCCTGAAGAGCATCGTCCACTTCATTGCTATCATCCTCACTTTCCGCAAAGCCCTTGGCTTTCACCTTCGGAAGCGTAAGTCTCCATTGCTGTCCTCTACCGCTTCCACATATCAGTCTATCACAGCTCAAAGAGAAACCAGCATAATCAAGCGGCTTTCTGGGGCGGTACACGAAAAAAGAGGACCTGGGTGTGCGATGATTTACACTGTGAAGAAGCACAGGGCTCTCAGACTTCGTCTCAATGGTGAAAGGAAGTGACCCGGCTGATGCCATTCAACTGTTCGACGTTTGGCCTCTGAGAAAACTAGCTAAAGCTCATGCGATCAACAACGAGGTAGTGAAGATTTAGTGGAAAACGAGGCAGACCCAGTTGAGGAAACTGAGAGAGGAACAAAACCCAGTTGCGGATTTGGGAACTGAGAGTAGTACAAGTTTCCCTCAAGTGGACAATGATCGAAATCTATAAGTAATAGAAGAGAAAGCTAGTGAAGCTGATGAGAATGATTGAAGAGCTAAGAACATGTGTCAGTAGGACAAAGAAAGGAACAGGAAAATCATTTCGAAGGGTTGTTGGATTGGGTCCCATAGAATAAGGAATCATGGAGGGGTTTTTTGCGGCTCAAATTCGCTGAGATTTTGGGAACCATTTAGAACAGTTTTATTAAACTTTGTCGCATAGTTGATGCTATCAGCTCTGCCACACATCGTTTCTAGAATGGAACTGTCTCTGCCCAGAACGTGGATTTGTGGGGCCAGCTATTTTGAAGCTTCGAGgcctagaaattaaaaatttttttgggggagaaattagaaatttttttaaccaCCAAATTGTTTAATTGAATTGTAATACTGacttctttgtttcttctttcaCTTGTGTGAATTTAAAACGTGGAGACCCTCCGGCCAGGTCACTGATTTTGACAGCTTTTCTGTGTTTGATCTtaatctttacataattttttatatataaattttaatataaaaattgttataacttgtaaatttttttgtggggCCAGCTATTTTGAGGCTTCGAGgccttgaaaaaaaattagaaattagaagttttctatttttttttttttcttttgggggagaaattagaaatttttaacCACCAAATTGTTTAATTGAATTGTAATAGTGGCTTCTTTGTTTCTGATTTCACTTGTGTGAATTTAAAACGTGGAGACCTCTCCGGCCAGGTCACTGATTTTGACAGCCTTTCTGTGTTTGATCTTAAtcttcacataatttttttatatataaaatttgttacaacttgtaaattttttataagcaactcagatctcttatttaattattagagattttaccagttgaactagaCTCAGAAATACATGTActtatattttaatcaattatcCGAATATTTTTGTTGTACATCGATTAAACAAAAAGGCCCATCAACTTCAactcagaaaaagaaaaaaattgataaaaagattttttttttcccaaatttatTGAGtcttttctccccctttttatcataaaaaaaaaaacatttggaaaAATTGTCCTGCCAATACTATTGGTGTTATTGAAATAGTGTtattacttttaaaataaaaatacttttcCACAAAGTCATTTTCCATGAATTTAAAAAGTGTAGGGTCAGAAggatcaaaaaaagaaaaaaaaattcacaaagaTTCGAGGTTGTTTAGTAAAACTGTTTAAGGATTATTGTTCAATATAATGTACAAATTTTAGTTTACAAAGTGATATGAAAACATGTATAAAGAGCTCATAAtgcaaaaaaattgtttgttacTATATTTCTAATAACGTCTTGTCAAAAGTGAAAAAGCATAATTGTGTGTTTGGTATGTGcgtgtatgtttttttttttttaagtgataacATGTAGTCTAATAAGTGGGATCTATAGTTAACAatgttatttgaatttgaaaattggAAACAGGAGTTTTTTAAATTCGGTGTTTAAACATCCTAAAATAAGAAGTGTAACAAAAacactcctaaaaaaaaaaaactcttaccaaacgctttgtttttttttttttgactcgCAGTTCTCActatttaaatactgaaaactgttgtttgaATTACCTTACCAAATAGGCCTACTTGTATTTCTCAAGAGCattttcccttcaaaacttttTATTGTTTATGATAGACCATTTTGATATtcttttctccttctctttgtGTTATTATTTAAGATGCatcaaaaatttgtaattatcaTATCTCTTCTCGTAATtatcaaattcaaatattctatatatatatatatatagtaaaaattcGATGAGTagtttaatctcttttttttcctttataccCAGGACACATCATAGTATTCCGATAATATGATGGATCAAGGTTGAGACCTCAAATTTTACATCATCCCTAGGCTAATGTCTAATGAGCCCATCACCTGAATACTACTGTGGGGTTCTATGATGTGTTTTATTGGCTTATAAATAATGTTAGTCATATTGtatacaatgaaaaaaaaaatgatagtgaaaatagataaatttgttattagtaataaacaaaatataacacaaaatttagacgaaaatatcacaaatgagcaagaaattcaccaaaaagagttaaaagataatgaaattatacaattgcaagataacaatgatgtttaattttgcaatacaacaaatcatgataatgaacttcaaaataatttagaagaaaatgaaaataatgatgaaaatgtcACAAATGAACAAGTTCACCATAATGATGTTTaactagaagaaaatgaaaataataatgacatgTTGAATGATATTccttcaaatatttataatccaggtaattggaaaaatattgacacaaaattaagaGATTTATTAGTAGATTTATTAAGAGCTTTATTATTATcgattgaaaatgagatgttagaagaacttgaatacaaaaatttaattagtcaatttgcatctcaaaaggcaagaaaaatatattctaaatgaataatattataatataaaaatattaaataaacattaatttaattaatatataggtATAAAAAATGCCTAATTTTTAGTTTTCGCCTTAGGCCACAAAATGTCTGGGGCTGCCCTGCCTCTGCAATTTGTAATGCCCATAGAATTGCAGCTAATCATGCATAGGATCACATATTTCATAAACTTTAGCCCAGCCTTTAATGACCTCTCAGCCGAAACTTTCTTCAACACAAGAAATTCTCTTTTATTCATCTCAAGTTTTAAGTCGTTCATTTCACTAAGTTCTAGTATCACAGAATTCTTAATTGATAACAAATAGAATTCATTCGAGCAGAAGTTTAAATACTCAGAATCCTTTTGTGAGCTAACATCACTAATAGCTTTACAAaagtgaaatatatatatttttttaaatacaattttctaGATAGGTAGATAGTGGAGGAGGGAGGCAGGAGTTTGAACCTTAAACATAGAGCACAATAAATAATGTCATTACCGCTAAGTTATTACTTGAACTCCTATAATAGCGGAACTTTGCGTTATAgtaattaaaatcttttcttcctcaaacaatatattttgtgTACCAATTTATAGAAGGCATAGTGAAAAGGTTTATCATTAAGAAACTTGTAGTTCAATGGCATTACCTAACTCTTTTCATGGAAataatcttgtttctttatattattattattattattattattattattattactttgaGAAGATTGTTTCTTTACATTAGATTACATTAGGAGAACAAATGTCATCATAATACAtctcaaaataatttcaaaagcCATAAATGTGAAATTCCATAAGTTTGCTCTTGGTTGTCCATTATATACTTTCTTTGTCTTTGATTTCACGTTATATTCGAGATttttatatgataaaaaaaataaaaaaattactgaacGATAGTTTGCAGCAAATTAACTCCTAAAACTAAGTTGGATTTCATTTACAGCAAATAATCAAGATGGAAACAAGGGACCAGTGCAAGCCCTTATAATTATCCCTTCTTTGAACTCTATGTTGTCAATCTTCTCTTTGCACCACTGGAGTTGGGAAGTGGTAACCAGAGGCATTTGGAGCACCCTTGACACAAGCTTCATATCTATCATTGTACACAAAATCTCCATTTTTTGTGACTCTTTGGGAGGGTTCACTACTTTCTTGAACCAACATCTCTTCTTTCCTTGTAAATGTTTCAACCACAGTTccttctttgaaaaaattaacaattttggtTAGTTCCACTAAATTTGTAGCAATACTTAGAAAAGAAATATCGTAAAGAGTCTTGTTGCCCAATAACATTATCTAGTCTCCCTTATGTGGAGAACCTGAATTTAAATGCTCCCAGACTTATTAGAGAACAAAATCTCTTAATCTGACATGAATGCATTAAAGCTATATGAATAAACATTACTTGAATTGTACCTTTTGAAGTCTCTTAGTGAGATCAGCTAATAGATGCAAACTTCTTGGGTCTTCCACAGGTGGATTAATCCCTAATGAGCAGCTGAATTTCCACCAAGACTTCCTATTGTCTGTTTCCAAAAACTCCCAAAAAGCCTGTATGCATTGCTCTATGACCTTCAACACTTCTTTTATATTCAAGGTTTCCGCCTTCACTTCTTCCTTTACCACATCTAAAAAGCCTTGAAGAACCATAATGATATTCATATAAgacaaaatgagagagagagagagagagactaacaAATATATCCATTGATGTCTTGTAAAAGTTAATGAttagttctttttattttttaaatgtgcgGATAAATATATAATAGCCAATTTGGAAAGAGCAATTTTAAAATGCAATGAGTTAAAATAATTGTATGCATTGTTctgtttttcaacaaaaaatatatttaaaaaaaaattgagtgcaCACTGGGCAAGATGACGAGGTTCTAAACAATAACATAGACTGGATTTGCTCTCAAACAATATTAGAGTTC
This genomic stretch from Castanea sativa cultivar Marrone di Chiusa Pesio chromosome 1, ASM4071231v1 harbors:
- the LOC142611794 gene encoding granule-bound starch synthase 2, chloroplastic/amyloplastic; its protein translation is MASAGSLPFTIETKSESPVLLHSVNHRTPRSSFFVYRPRKPLDYAGFSLSCDRLICGSGRGQQWRLTLPKVKAKGFAESEDDSNEVDDALQATIEKSKKVLAMQRDLLQQIAERRNLVSSIKDSIINQEDDKVSYEGRGNSSPNPDLASASDKSVDDHNSGIPSNNYARLTVDEELETLPSDISRDFNEVKKESEEVAPLRKTSSDVDSTNHLKETNSEKVWSDGLPSFLSSPSESSSIIDEKHEIFNKTSLAEVDGEANDPAIEEVKPPPLAGANVMNVILVAAECAPWSKTGGLGDVAGALPKALARRGHRVMVVAPRYGNYVEPQDTGVRKRYVVDGQDIEVCYFQAYIDGVDFVFIESSLFRHLEHNIYGGNHADILKRMILFCKAAVEVPWVVPCGGVCYGDGNLVFIANDWHTALLPVYLKAYYRDNGLMHYTRSVLVIHNIAHQGRGPVADFTYLGLPEHYLDLFRLYDPVGGDHLNIFAAGLKTADRVITVSHGYAWELKTSEGGWGLHGIINENDWKLRGIVNGIDVKDWNPQYDVFLTSDGYTNYSLETLKTGKPQCKAALQKELGLPIREDVPVIGFIGRLDHQKGVDLIAEAIPWMMGQDVQLIMLGTGRPDLEQMLRQFENQHQGKIRGWVGFSVKTAHRITAGADILLMPSRFEPCGLNQLYAMSYGTVPVVHAVGGLRDTVQPFNPFDESGLGWTFDSAEANKLIHALGNCLLTYREYKQSWEGLQRRGMMQDLSWDNAAQNYEEVLVAAKYQW